CCATAGAAGGCGCCTGACACTGAGGTGCTGAGTAAAGAGATGGTAAGTGAACGAATGTGTGGGCCTATCCTTTGGCAGCCACCTGGGAAGTGGTAGAGCGGGGAACTGAAACCAGGCAGGCTGGCTCTGGAGCCCATGCTCTGAACTGCTCACTGGGCGGCCCGGATGCTCAGCTGGCATCCCTTCCAGGGGCTGGGCAAGCAGAGGAGGGGCCAGTTCCCTTGACCGGGTGGGCCCCTGCCACAAGGCTGCTGGCCCTATGGGGTTCTCACATTGCCATGGAGGATCTGACTGTTCCACCCCATTTCTGTGTGGAGGGACTGGGGTCTCGTACAGCCGGGACCCCTGCCTTCTACCTGCAAATGGAACAAGGCAGTTCTCTTCAAGGACAAATCTGATGAAGTCACTACCTTGTTTGAAATCCTTCCACGGCTCCCTATTGCCATCCAGATAaacttttttaagagagagcgcCCAGGTGTGCACTTCAAGTGTGTGGggctgaagcaggctccccacccagctcgAAGCCAGAGGCAGAGCTCGATCCTCTgagcctgaggtcatgacctgagccaaaattcagagtcagacccttaaccgactcaGGCACCTGGGCACCCCATTCCCTCCAGATGAAGTGTAAGACCAGTGTAGTTTACAAAGTGTCTCCCActcccacagcccctgcctgTGTGGAGTCTCACCGCCCCCCATTCCTCACTTAGAATTTCATAATCTAGCCAAGCTAGCCATTTCTCATGTCTGTGCTAAGGTTCCGTGGCTAGATTCTCCTACTCACCATTTGAGACTGGCCCATACACCTCCGGAGctttcccagactcccttccccagctctctggGCTTGTGTGGGTGTCCCCTGCTTTCTGTGGCTTTACCACTGTATGTGTCACCCCATATGGTGATTACATATGTGTCTTTCTCACGTGAGCTTTGTGAGGCCAGGGACTGGGTGCCCAGCACGGAGCACAGTGTCTGGCTCCCAGCAGATGCccagtacatttttaaatgaatgaacattccCTTCATAATTCAGACTATTGGGCAGAATCTGTTCTGTGGGAAGGCCGATGAACACGTTACGTCCAAATGTGTACCCAGAATCCTGTTTGCAGAAGACCACACGGAGTCCCCCAGCATGGGCAGGAGGCACTTAAACATTTTGGGGTAACGGTTAAGGTGAAGCACCACTGACCTCCAGGCAGCCGTCCCCCATGCCGAATTAATGCCTGGTGGGGCAGGGAAGCCGGCTGCCCAGGGAAGCCCCACAGGGGACCCCATATTGCAGGAACGACGGCTGATGTATATGggttctctgcctctccaccGCCCCACACGGCCCTCACCATGCCCCCAGTTAAGTATCCGATGCTGCACCTTTTACTCTGCCAGGTGTTCCGCTCTCATGAAACAGGCGGTCTACACCTTGAGGAAAATTGTGTTTCCAGAAACAGAGTGGCTTACGCTGGCTCAGCCCAGATGGTTTCATTCCTTGTTACAGCAACTCTGGGAGAGCATGGGCGGGAAGGGGCTGGTCTTGAGAAGGCAGGTATGCCTAGCTTTCCCCAGCAGGTGTAGCTGGCCAGGTTCCCTGGAAGCAGTGTTAAAACCGGTCTCCTGGGCCCCACCCAAAGGTTCAGATCCAGGAGGCCTGGCATGGGAATGAGCCTGTGCTTCTAACCAGCGACCCATTGAAGAGGCTGCTGCTTGTCCCGCCATCATGCTTGGAGGGGCCCAGCTAGGGAGGCCTCTCCCAGGGAGGCAGGGGGGCTTACCTTCCTGCGCCTGGAGGGGGATCTGGGAGGCAGTAGATTTGGTGCTGCCCTTGCTCTTCCTGCTGGCCTGACTGGCGAGAGATGGGTGTGTCTGCAACTTCCGGTGGGCCCTGGGGCCACCTAGGGCACCATTCCCCGCCCGTCTGGCGCTGCCCAGCTCTGAGGGGTGGCCTGAGCCATTCGCCACTAGTGGGGTGCAGCTCAAGGGGTTCCCCTGAGGCTGGCCTAGAGAGATGATGAGAAAGgttaatgggggtggggggtgcacgGCCTCCCACAGCTCTGCCCCAATCTTGCCTGCTTCATTCTTAGATATGCCACAGGTCATCTAGCTGGCTTTGTATTCTgcggatggggaaactgaggcccagagagcagcACTGACTTGTCAGAGGCACACAAGGAAACAGAGTTGAGCCTGGCTCATGACCAGTGCTCATTCCAGGAGAAACGGAGGTGCAAGGCAATCACAGGGGCTCAGAGTCCTGGACCCCATCTTCTTACCCCACTTGCAATCCATTCTCCTGCTTTTGGGATCCTGGGGTTTTGGCAAGAGTGGCTGTGGTGGTCAGGGTGAGGGGATAAGGACTGTTTGGCTGGGGGGCGGAAGGACAGCAGTGAAGCAGTTAACCTTCACCTTGGCCCCTGCCAAGCCCCCAGCTGTTTTTGCCCTTGGTGTGCTGGGTGATTTATTGGAAACATCTGTTTAGAGATGAAcgccctggccctgggctccacAGGCGCTTCCAGAGCAGCCCCTCTATCTCTTCTCTTCCACCCCAGCTTCCCTACCCTGTGCTGCCTCTGTGGGGTGGCTGGCAGAATAAGTCTCCTGGAGCGACCCTGGGGGTCTGAGTGAGGGGGAGAGACCCGTGGTGGGGGATCCCCGAGGACAGAACTCCCTGAGTCCCCATTCCAGGGTGAGAGTCCAAACCAGCTTCACCAGTGGATCCAGGGAAGCTGGCCCTGGGGATCCCCCGAAAGCACCCAGTCCCTCTCCTTACCTCGGGTTTGCTCATCTGGATGACATGGTTCTGTTTGCAAGAgagggggctgtgtgtgtgtgtgtgtgtgtgtgtgtgtgtgtgtgtttgggggaggggctgagaaggTGACATGGAGAGGTGGGCTGTTGGCTCCTGGGTTGGACCCTCTGTAAATGCACAGATGTTGGGCACTTCCATCTCTTGGGCACCAAGGTGTGGGTCCCCAGCTCCCTCCAGGCCAGGCCTCTGGGTTTATATTGTAGTAGGGGGAGgtatggaggggagggggccctggaggctgaggagaggggaaggcagcATCACTGCTTCCCCTGACGGAGAGGGCTGCGCCTTCTACAGAATGGTTGTAGTGACCTCCCATCATGGAGCACTTCCTGCTTGCCAGCGCCCCTTCTAAGCGCTCCACATGCCATTCTCTCACCAAGCCTCTCAGTTTCTCCCTGGGGTGGTATCCacctttcacagatgaggaaactgagtcccagagaagtACAGGACcctgcccaaggtcccacagctggAAAGGGTCAGATGTGGGCCCAGCCAGGAGGCCAAAAGCTGGGACTCAGAGCGCAGAGTGGGGCAGAGACTAGGAGAGGAAGGGCTAGGGACGGAGCTGCTATCGCAACCATCCCTCATCCTAGAACTCATACCTTATACATTTGGGCTGTTGTTAGGTCCAACAGCGTGCCAAGAGCTTTCTGTGGAGTAGCTTCTTCACGCATCTCGATAGGTCTACTGTCATtggccccatttcacagatgacgAAAAAACAGAGGCCGAGTTTGCACAGCTAGGAAGTGGAGCAGGGAGGGGATGGAGGTTGGGAGAAAGGAGCTGAGGCCCaggtggggagtgaggaggaTGGGAGACAGGGCTCTGGAGAAGCTCCATGCCAGGAACCTTTGGCCCTGAGGTGTGGCTGGTGCCTGCATCTGGGTAAACAGGGGTAAGGCCACAGGAAGCAGCCAGGCCTGAATCATCCCGCTCCCTTCTTGGTCCCACGGTGGGAGACCAGCCTGAGTCCTTGGCCAGCTTCCGTGCCTCCTGCCCTGATGCCTAAACATGGGCACAGTGACCAGAGGGTGGGAGTGTGTGGTGAGCTGAGGGCGCTTGGAGGTTCGGATAGACACAGAGCTTGCCTGTGGCCATGGCCGTGGGGGTGGCCGTGGGGGCTGAGTCATAGAGCAAACACTTGGGCCCACAGACACAGAGGTGTCTGTCCAGCTCCCAGCCAGGACCCCTCCTCTGAGGCAACGGCACTGACCTCTTTCTCTCAATTCGGCTGGTGGGTGTGTCTAGAAGAGGCTGAGGGCAGTGTGCTAGCAGGATTTAGTAACCCTGACTTCCAGGGAGTCCAACTTAGCCCCAGATGCCCTGGCTGAAggcggctccccgctgagccatgCCAGCTGAGGAGGCAGGCACAGGGAAGAGCCCTGTGCCAGGAGACCTGAGATCCCCAGCTGTGTCCAGGCTGAGTGGTGCTgcgtgccttagtttcctcatctgtaaaatgggcttggCACTTGCTGTCCTGCTGCCTTACTACAGGCTGGTCTGAAGAGTCTGTGAGATCATTCAGGGAAAGAAAGTTGGAAAGTGCAAATGTGTCTCTAGATTTGGTAGATCTTACTAATTTCAGACGACTctggctgccccctcccctgctcctgagGGGGATGGGATGGAGGAGAGTTCTCTCTCTCCTAGAACCTCCTTGGACGCCTTAAACCAAAACTGGGAATAGGCTCCTTTCTGCTCAGAGTAACCCGGGActgctctctttccttttcatcctCGACACCCTGGAGGGTGGGGCTGTGATGGGGTCTGGCTCCTAGCCCTCAGCACCCCCAGATCTCTTCCTCCTTTCATATGGCCCCACGCCCTCTGCTCTTGAACTGTATTGCCTGGAGCCTGTCCACCCTCCTTGTGAACTAATGTTATACTGAACATTTTGTACGTGGAGGTCTCTTTCCTAGACAAAATGACGGTGACCGTGACCTACACCTTTCTGTTGCCCACGCTTCAAGTTTCTGGCCCAGTGCTAGGCTCCCATGGGCACCCACTGCATGTCCACCAGCCCAAGGGATAGTATTCCCTGGCGCGACTCCTACATGTTGCCACTCCCATCCCCTGACCCCTAGGACTCACATGTCACAGCTTCTGTGGGGACATCGAGGTCAGTACTGTCCAGGGGCTGAGGGGCCCCAGGGCCATTGCCTTGGGGCATGGGGGGTGCCGCTTCCTCCAGGGAGCCGTCCTCTAGCACTGCCTCCACAGGGTGAGTGGATCCGGTTACTACCTCTAGCCCAGGCAGGAGGAATGGGATCTGGGctagagaaaaagcacaagaccAAGGTATATTTTCCCAGTGCCCTCCTGTCTCCCCAGCCCTGGTCCCCTTCCCGCAGCCCAGAATGCCATGAGCcctcattctctgcctctctgtacCAGCTACCCAGCCCTGACCCTATCTGGCAATGGTGCCAGGTTCCAAAGTGGAAAACTCCCAAAAGGCAAGGCAGGAGTGctcaagggtgtgtgtgtgtatatgtgtggatatgagtgtgtgcacacacacacttgtgtcTGTGTGGTTGTCAAGGACAGGAGCGGGAGGTGGGCCGTAGAAAGGGACGTGGAGAGAAGCACGGTGCGGGAAAGGACAGAGAGCTGGCAGTGATGGAGGGGTAGTAACAGGCATCCAgcgtgagggagagggaaagaatcaatGGGACAgtgaaaggcagaagcagagaaagcaaGCATCAGAAGGCGGGGTTGGGTGCCGAAGGAGGGAGCCCCCAGGAACCCAGGGACAGACAGCCTGTCTGTCTGTGAGGGAGACT
The sequence above is drawn from the Mustela nigripes isolate SB6536 chromosome 5, MUSNIG.SB6536, whole genome shotgun sequence genome and encodes:
- the MDFI gene encoding myoD family inhibitor, which translates into the protein MSQVSGQCPPHCDAPHGAPSAAPGPAQIPFLLPGLEVVTGSTHPVEAVLEDGSLEEAAPPMPQGNGPGAPQPLDSTDLDVPTEAVTCQPQGNPLSCTPLVANGSGHPSELGSARRAGNGALGGPRAHRKLQTHPSLASQASRKSKGSTKSTASQIPLQAQEDCCVHCILSCLFCEFLTLCNIVLDCATCGSCSSEDSCLCCCCCGSGECADCDLPCDLDCGIVDACCESADCLEICMECCGLCFSS